From the Vibrio metoecus genome, one window contains:
- the cysZ gene encoding sulfate transporter CysZ, which translates to MQISSRSGFSYFFYGVRLALTPGIRRFVILPLLANVILVGGAMYYLFSHLDSWITQWMEQLPSFLAWLSYVLWPLLILTILATFSYFFSTLANFIASPFNGLLAEKVEMHLSGESVGEEGIVALIKDVPRILSREWRKLLYVLPKALGLFLLLLIPALGQTLGPLAWFIFTAWMLAVQYCDYPFDNHKVAFHDMRNTLKQNQSKAYGFGALVAFFTSIPIVNLFIVPVAVCGATAMWVEVFKVQRPSKRYE; encoded by the coding sequence ATGCAGATCAGCTCACGTTCCGGATTCAGCTACTTCTTTTATGGCGTACGTTTAGCCCTAACCCCGGGTATACGCCGTTTTGTTATTCTCCCACTACTGGCAAACGTCATATTAGTGGGCGGCGCTATGTATTACCTCTTTAGCCATTTAGATTCTTGGATAACACAATGGATGGAGCAACTGCCTAGTTTTCTTGCTTGGTTAAGTTATGTCCTTTGGCCATTGCTTATCCTAACCATCTTAGCCACCTTCTCTTACTTCTTTAGTACCTTAGCCAATTTTATCGCCTCACCATTCAACGGCCTATTAGCTGAAAAAGTGGAAATGCATCTCTCTGGCGAATCTGTCGGTGAAGAGGGGATTGTCGCTCTGATAAAAGATGTACCTCGGATACTGAGCCGTGAGTGGCGAAAACTGCTTTATGTGCTCCCTAAAGCGCTAGGACTTTTTCTTTTGTTACTGATCCCCGCACTGGGTCAAACACTAGGTCCTCTTGCTTGGTTTATTTTTACTGCTTGGATGCTCGCGGTACAGTATTGCGATTATCCGTTTGATAACCACAAAGTTGCGTTTCATGACATGCGTAATACTTTGAAACAAAATCAAAGCAAAGCTTACGGATTTGGAGCCTTAGTTGCTTTTTTTACCAGTATTCCCATAGTGAACTTATTTATAGTACCAGTCGCCGTCTGCGGTGCAACCGCTATGTGGGTTGAGGTATTTAAGGTGCAACGTCCATCCAAACGCTACGAATAA
- the cysK gene encoding cysteine synthase A, translating to MSKIYEDNSLTIGNTPLVRLNKVSQGKVLAKVESRNPSFSVKCRIGANMIWEAEKQGKLKPGVELVEPTSGNTGIALAFVAAARGYKLTLTMPESMSLERRKLLKALGATLELTEAAKGMKGAIAKAEEIVASNPEKYLLLQQFNNPANPQIHEKTTGPEIWEATDGQVDVFVAGVGTGGTLTGTSRYIKGTQGKAILSVAVEPAESPVITQALAGEEIKPAPHKIQGIGAGFIPGNLDLSLIDRVERVTSEEAIEMARRLMEEEGILAGISSGAAVVAANRIAQLPEFKDKTIVTILPSSGERYLSTALFAGIFTEKENQQ from the coding sequence ATGAGCAAAATCTACGAAGACAACTCTCTTACTATTGGTAACACTCCCCTAGTGCGCTTAAACAAAGTGTCGCAAGGAAAAGTGCTCGCTAAAGTCGAATCACGCAACCCAAGCTTCAGCGTTAAATGCCGTATCGGTGCCAATATGATTTGGGAAGCCGAAAAACAAGGAAAACTCAAACCAGGCGTTGAGTTAGTCGAACCAACCAGTGGTAATACAGGGATCGCCTTAGCGTTTGTTGCAGCAGCTCGGGGTTACAAGTTAACTCTGACCATGCCTGAATCGATGAGTTTAGAGCGTCGTAAACTGCTCAAAGCACTCGGGGCGACTTTAGAACTCACCGAAGCTGCAAAAGGCATGAAAGGGGCCATTGCCAAAGCGGAAGAAATTGTCGCCAGCAACCCAGAAAAATATCTTCTATTGCAGCAATTCAACAACCCTGCTAACCCACAAATCCATGAAAAGACCACAGGCCCTGAAATTTGGGAAGCCACCGATGGTCAAGTCGATGTATTTGTTGCAGGCGTAGGCACTGGTGGCACATTAACCGGAACCAGTCGCTACATTAAAGGCACTCAAGGTAAGGCCATTCTCTCTGTTGCGGTTGAACCAGCTGAATCACCAGTCATTACGCAAGCACTGGCGGGAGAAGAAATTAAACCTGCACCACATAAAATCCAAGGTATTGGTGCTGGATTTATCCCTGGAAATTTGGATTTAAGCCTAATTGACCGCGTTGAGCGCGTCACCTCAGAAGAGGCGATCGAAATGGCTCGCCGCCTGATGGAAGAAGAAGGAATATTGGCGGGAATTTCTTCAGGCGCCGCCGTTGTAGCCGCAAACCGAATAGCTCAACTACCTGAATTCAAAGATAAAACTATCGTAACCATTCTACCAAGCTCAGGTGAGCGTTATTTAAGCACCGCCCTTTTCGCTGGCATTTTTACCGAAAAAGAAAACCAACAGTAA
- a CDS encoding HPr family phosphocarrier protein, with amino-acid sequence MYEKQVEITAENGLHTRPAAQFVKEAKAFDADITVTSNGKSASAKSLFKLQTLGLVKGTVVTISAEGPQAKEAVEHLVALMDQLH; translated from the coding sequence ATGTACGAGAAGCAAGTAGAAATCACAGCAGAAAACGGCCTTCACACTCGTCCAGCTGCACAGTTTGTTAAAGAAGCGAAAGCTTTCGACGCAGACATCACTGTGACTTCTAACGGTAAAAGTGCAAGCGCGAAAAGTCTCTTCAAGCTGCAAACGCTAGGTCTGGTAAAAGGTACTGTAGTTACTATTTCTGCCGAAGGCCCTCAAGCAAAAGAAGCAGTTGAGCATCTAGTTGCTCTGATGGACCAACTTCACTAA
- the zipA gene encoding cell division protein ZipA yields the protein MQELRFVLIIVGALAIAALLFHGLWTSKKEGKSKFGDKPLRKIAVENDEPPSRDFVAEDDFEIIRKERKEPDFGLPNQQHDPLISDFVVHDELEDDNEEVVQPLPTYHPPKQVKPVEEVSRVMPTAQTSVTQPVPEATPVIEEQEPQEEQLDVIVINVHCSGSQPFIGTKLFDSMQQNGLLFGEMDIFHRHADLSGTGKVLFSVANMMQPGTLMHDDPADFSTKGISFFMTLPCFGDPEQNFKLMLKTAQQIADDLGGHVLDDARNLMTPNRLDAYRKQIQGFKARSVRV from the coding sequence ATGCAGGAACTGCGATTCGTATTGATAATTGTTGGCGCGTTGGCAATAGCGGCGTTGCTGTTTCATGGTCTATGGACCAGCAAAAAAGAAGGGAAATCTAAGTTTGGGGATAAGCCCTTACGTAAGATTGCGGTTGAAAACGATGAGCCGCCCTCACGAGATTTTGTGGCTGAGGATGATTTTGAAATCATTCGCAAGGAGCGTAAAGAACCCGATTTCGGGCTCCCCAATCAGCAACATGATCCTTTGATCTCTGATTTTGTCGTTCATGATGAGCTGGAAGATGATAATGAAGAGGTGGTGCAACCGTTACCGACGTATCATCCACCGAAACAGGTTAAGCCTGTTGAAGAGGTTTCACGTGTTATGCCTACGGCGCAAACAAGCGTGACTCAGCCTGTTCCTGAAGCTACTCCCGTTATTGAAGAGCAAGAGCCTCAAGAAGAGCAGTTGGATGTGATTGTGATCAATGTACATTGCTCTGGTAGCCAACCCTTTATTGGAACTAAGCTATTTGACAGTATGCAACAAAATGGTTTGCTGTTTGGCGAAATGGATATTTTCCATCGTCATGCCGATCTTTCTGGAACAGGAAAAGTGTTGTTCAGTGTTGCCAACATGATGCAGCCAGGTACTCTGATGCATGATGATCCTGCGGACTTTTCGACCAAAGGCATCTCATTTTTCATGACGCTACCTTGTTTTGGTGACCCAGAGCAGAATTTTAAGTTGATGCTGAAAACAGCACAACAAATCGCCGATGATCTAGGGGGGCATGTTTTAGATGATGCTCGCAACTTGATGACTCCGAACCGTCTTGATGCTTACCGTAAGCAAATTCAAGGGTTTAAGGCTCGCTCTGTCAGAGTGTAG